GCTAAATTTTTCACGTTTCATCTTGCCATTCCAGATTGTATTCGTTAAAAATATAACGAAATGTCCGATCCATCCCAGCTTTCACGGCGTGAGCGCCAGATCATGAACGTCCTCCATGCCGAGGGCAGCGCCACGGTGGCCGCGGTGCAGGCGCAGCTCCCGGACCCGCCCACGGACATGGCCGTGCGCCGCCTCATGCACATCCTGGAGGAAAAGGGCCACGTGAAGCGCCTGCGCAAGGAGGGGCGGGAGGTCATCTACGCCCCCGCGCAGTCGAAGGCACGCGCCGGCATGAACGCGCTGAAGCAGGTGCTGGACACCTTCTTTGGCGGCGCGGTGGACGAGGCGCTGGCCGCGCACCTCACCCGCAAAGACGCCGCCCTCACAGACGAGCAGGCACAGCGCATCCAGAAGCTCATCGACGAAGCCAAACGCGAAGGCCGCTGACCTCTTATGAACG
Above is a window of Prosthecobacter vanneervenii DNA encoding:
- a CDS encoding BlaI/MecI/CopY family transcriptional regulator; its protein translation is MSDPSQLSRRERQIMNVLHAEGSATVAAVQAQLPDPPTDMAVRRLMHILEEKGHVKRLRKEGREVIYAPAQSKARAGMNALKQVLDTFFGGAVDEALAAHLTRKDAALTDEQAQRIQKLIDEAKREGR